A region of Culicoides brevitarsis isolate CSIRO-B50_1 chromosome 1, AGI_CSIRO_Cbre_v1, whole genome shotgun sequence DNA encodes the following proteins:
- the LOC134837696 gene encoding uncharacterized protein LOC134837696, whose amino-acid sequence MSDKKFSKDELVPPKWLNEEFLVKVLKHHEKCDEIQVNELIISPGTAPGEHFASIMFKIDVSYEFKDTSKGHSKFILKTLPVEEGVKMDFLKDSTAFPTEIYMYEEILPKMHALLREKGDDTVFAPELVYHTDTPSQVIILKDLTPDGFRTYENPLEMEAAKVITEKLAKFHACSVFLNENGTPIDSMTDSYVKPAPGKPRFADEWMSPGLKLAISHFSKWEGCEKIVEKLIECQKTFADRFTEVFVEPNGQAYKVLNHGDFHFKNLMYRNDGKVAQDLLMIDFQFCFFGTPAVDFISMLCQIVDKKVRDTHRDEIQALYFETFVATLKLLDFKGKFPTLEDFDNEIKRCGFLEFALIICYGAYFYLDWREADIMAAMETNDPYGPTVPVWEKNEEWKEYVTKFVEDMINKGFLD is encoded by the exons AATTAGTGCCTCCGAAATGGTTAAACGaggaatttttagtaaaagtcCTGAAACATCACGAAAAATGTGACGAAATACAGGTCAATGAGTTGATTATCAGTCCAGGAACTGCTCCGGGCGAGCATTTTGCGTCAATTAtgttcaaaattgatgtttccTATGAGTTTAAAGATACATCCAAGGGTCATTCgaagtttattttgaaaactctACCCGTTGAAGAAGGCgttaaaatggattttttgaagGATAGTACGGCTTTTCCCACGGAAATTTACATGTATGAGGAGATCTTACCAAAAATGCATGCCTTGCTGCGTGAAAAAGGAGATGATACAGTTTTTGCTCCTga gCTCGTTTATCACACTGACACTCCATCTCaagttataattttgaaagatttgaCTCCTGATGGTTTCCGCACATACGAGAATCCATTAGAAATGGAAGCTGCCAAAGTCATTACGGAAAAACTCGCCAAATTTCACGCTTGTTCCgtgtttttgaatgaaaac gGAACTCCAATCGACTCCATGACCGACAGTTACGTTAAACCAGCACCCGGAAAGCCCAGATTTGCTGATGAATGGATGTCTCCGGGACTAAAATTAGCAATTTCTCACTTCAGTAAATGGGAGGGAtgcgaaaaaattgttgaaaagttGATAGAATGTCAAAAAACATTCGCTGACAGATTTACAGAAGTTTTTGTTGAACCAAATGGTCAAGCATATAAGGTTTTGAATCACGGcgattttcatttcaagaatttaatgTATCGAAATGACGGAAAAGTTGCTCAGGATCTTTTGATG attgacttccaattttgcttttttggtACTCCAGCTGTCGATTTTATATCCATGTTATGCCAAATTGTCGACAAAAAAGTTCGTGACACTCACAGAGATGAAATTCAAGCACTTTATTTTGAGACCTTTGTTGCTACTTTGAAACTTTTAGACTTTAAAGGCAAATTTCCGACGTTGGAAGACTttgataatgaaataaaacgcTGTGGATTTTTGGAATTTGCGTTGATCATCTGTTACGGCGCCTATTTTTACCTGGATTGGAGAGAGGCTGATATCATGGCAGCCATGGAAACAAATGATCCGTATGGTCCAACAGTTCCTGTATgggagaaaaatgaagaatggaAGGAATATGTTACAAAATTCGTCGAAGATATGATCAATAAAggatttttagattaa